A genomic region of Sander lucioperca isolate FBNREF2018 chromosome 6, SLUC_FBN_1.2, whole genome shotgun sequence contains the following coding sequences:
- the mafbb gene encoding v-maf avian musculoaponeurotic fibrosarcoma oncogene homolog Bb has translation MTAEAHSHLGLQKNPMDFVSDFDLMKFGVKKEAMQGIDRSFIGQCSQLQRPDSVSSTPGSTPCNSVPSSPNLNPNEQRNNPGGDQFWIPNNGGYPQQMYPQAFGLTPEDAMEALIGATAQQGHPSVPHGHHPPPFQAEYEGYGHLNEPVQHYPGLPGHPDMQGIPSSHCQDPYLKDDMGCASPQSPEDQVLGAHHQHSRHDRRSNAENHFSDDQLVSMSVRELNRLLRGLGKDEVMRLKQKRRTLKNRGYAQSCRYKRVQQKHVLEHEKTNLVTQVEQLKHELNRLMRERDAYKLKCEKLSGANCYHETGSTSDNPSSPEYLM, from the coding sequence ATGACCGCTGAGGCGCATTCGCATTTGGGACTGCAGAAAAACCCCATGGATTTCGTCAGCGACTTCGACTTGATGAAGTTCGGCGTTAAGAAGGAGGCGATGCAGGGGATAGACCGCTCCTTCATCGGGCAATGCAGCCAGCTCCAGAGACCGGACTCTGTTTCCTCCACCCCTGGCAGCACGCCTTGTAACTCCGTACCCTCATCACCAAACCTCAATCCAAACGAGCAGAGAAATAACCCTGGGGGCGACCAGTTCTGGATACCCAACAATGGGGGTTACCCTCAGCAAATGTACCCTCAAGCTTTTGGTCTGACACCCGAGGACGCAATGGAGGCCCTAATCGGCGCAACGGCGCAGCAGGGACACCCATCTGTGCCCCACGGCCACCATCCGCCACCTTTCCAAGCTGAATACGAAGGGTACGGCCACCTCAACGAGCCTGTCCAGCACTACCCGGGACTCCCGGGTCACCCTGACATGCAAGGCATCCCCAGCAGTCACTGCCAAGACCCTTATCTCAAAGATGACATGGGTTGCGCGTCCCCTCAGTCGCCGGAGGATCAGGTCCTCGGTGCGCACCACCAGCACAGCCGCCACGACAGGCGATCCAACGCCGAGAACCACTTCTCAGACGACCAGCTGGTGTCCATGTCCGTCAGGGAGCTCAATCGCCTCCTCAGAGGCCTCGGCAAGGACGAAGTGATGCGTCTGAAGCAGAAGCGCCGGACCCTGAAAAACAGAGGTTACGCACAGTCCTGCCGTTACAAGCGCGTCCaacagaaacacgttttggagCACGAAAAGACAAACCTGGTGACACAGGTTGAGCAGCTGAAACATGAACTAAACAGACTGATGCGGGAGAGGGATGCATACAAACTTAAATGTGAGAAACTGTCCGGTGCAAACTGTTACCACGAAACTGGGTCTACCAGTGACAACCCTTCCTCACCCGAGTATTTAATGTGA
- the si:dkeyp-97e7.9 gene encoding DEP domain-containing mTOR-interacting protein — translation MERTSSIRRKAMARQHKGEVMIAGEQLRLRLHNGKLIKDRLYHLRTYPNCFVAKELIDWLVSHKEAPDRATAVCLMQHLMDHDIIHHVCDKRPVLKDAKLLYRFRKDDGTFPFNTEVKIFMRGQGLYEHLIGDENSILQLREEHGVAYQHSFPGCQLIDWLLQNGEAESRRQGIELCRTLQEHGIIQHVAKKHDFFDSGLLYQFCINFRRRRRLSELLNDSEQDANEGVAVSTPEDNLPDNPFVLRQKKGGNSPTFQSVGSNKDLKQVTSGRRSSLNSLQLHSAGFPPLVQVASTSVVCNPKSVLKRNYTCEELLAPGAPFIKRVLTVIGDALGWGFVVRGMAPCYVQAVDRGSPAAAAGVKVRQFVCQVNGQCVLYLDYRKVSRLVMTGPRTAVVEIMEPLE, via the exons ATGGAGCGAACAAGTAGCATTAGGAGAAAAGCCATGGCCAGACAACATAAAGGAGAAGTCATGATTGCTGGAGAACAACTCAG GTTGAGACTACACAATGGAAAACTAATCAAGGACCGACTCTACCACCTGCGCACATATCCTAACTGCTTTGTGGCAAAGGAACTTATAGACTGGCTTGTGAGCCATAAGGAAGCTCCAGATCGAGCAACAGCTGTCTGCTTAATGCAGCACCTCATGGATCATGACATCATTCACCATG TCTGTGACAAGAGGCCAGTATTGAAGGATGCCAAACTGCTGTACCGTTTCCGTAAGGATGATGGCACATTTCCATTCAATACAGAGGTGAAAATCTTCATGCGAGGACAAGGACTCTATGAACA TCTCATCGGGGACGAGAATTCTATTCTGCAGCTAAGAGAGGAGCATGGTGTTGCATATCAGCACTCCTTTCCTGGCTGCCAATTGATTGACTGGCTCCTCCAGAACGGAGAGGCAGAGAGCCGGCGTCAGGGAATAGAGCTGTGCCGCACATTGCAGGAGCATGGCATCATTCAGCACG TGGCAAAGAAGCATGATTTCTTTGACAGTGGACTGCTCTATCAGTTCTGCATCAATTTTCGCCGCAGACGCCGCCTATCTGAATTGTTAAATGACAGTGAACAAGATGCCAACGAAGGTGTGGCAGTGTCGACACCAGAGGACAACCTTCCTGATAATCCATTTGTTCTGCGCCAAAAAAAAGGGGGCAACTCTCCAACTTTCCAGTCTG TGGGGTCAAATAAAGATCTGAAACAGGTTACCAGTGGGCGTCGAAGCAGTTTGAATTCCCTTCAGCTTCACTCTGCTGGATTTCCACCTCTTGTCCAGGTGGCTTCAACTTCAGTGGTATGCAATCCTAAATCAG TACTTAAAAGAAATTATACATGTGAAGAGTTATTGGCACCTGGTGCACCTTTCATCAAGAGAGTGTTGACG GTGATAGGAGATGCCCTGGGCTGGGGCTTTGTTGTCAGAGGCATGGCTCCCTGTTATGTGCAGGCTGTTGACCGTGGAAGccctgcagcagctgctggagTTAAG GTGCGTCAGTTTGTGTGCCAGGTGAATGGACAGTGTGTCCTCTACCTGGACTACAGGAAAGTCTCCAGACTGGTGATGACAGGGCCTCGGACTGCTGTAGTGGAAATTATGGAACCACTGGAATGA